From the genome of Haloplanus sp. XH21, one region includes:
- a CDS encoding putative quinol monooxygenase, producing the protein MTDANVALLVRLQAQSGKESDVEEFLRSALPIAEEEPDTTTWFALRMDDSTFGIFDTFPDESGREAHLSGEIAAALEENADELFAEPPEIEEIDVLEAKLP; encoded by the coding sequence ATGACCGACGCAAACGTCGCCCTCCTCGTTCGACTCCAAGCACAGTCCGGCAAAGAATCCGATGTCGAGGAATTCCTCCGTTCGGCACTGCCGATAGCCGAGGAAGAACCGGACACCACCACGTGGTTCGCGCTCCGCATGGACGATTCGACGTTCGGCATCTTCGACACCTTTCCGGATGAATCCGGTCGGGAAGCGCATCTCTCGGGCGAAATCGCTGCTGCCTTGGAGGAAAACGCGGACGAGCTGTTCGCAGAACCGCCGGAGATAGAAGAAATCGACGTACTGGAGGCCAAACTCCCCTAA
- a CDS encoding SDR family NAD(P)-dependent oxidoreductase, with product MRVNSVCPGFVETSMTSDYLDEEQFYEFVRGQTPMGRVAEPDKISGIVAFLASEEASYIPGANIPVDGGWTAL from the coding sequence ATTCGCGTCAACAGTGTTTGTCCTGGATTCGTCGAGACGTCGATGACCAGCGACTACCTCGATGAGGAGCAGTTCTACGAGTTCGTTCGCGGGCAGACGCCAATGGGTCGCGTCGCTGAGCCCGACAAGATCAGCGGCATCGTGGCATTTCTCGCGTCCGAAGAAGCGTCCTACATTCCTGGCGCGAACATCCCGGTGGATGGTGGCTGGACCGCGCTCTGA
- a CDS encoding CPBP family intramembrane glutamic endopeptidase, with translation MSRTERATFPKRFGVTLLAGVPGIFVLSGYIYLTTPPTAIPAGLSLPLLAVSAGVNSLLLLAVACLIGTYTAPRVELRSYLLDWAETGDDVWRRLRSEVRFAVSLGVIGGLLILLLDVALAPFVAQDLPQSALGATDATMENVVAYAPVRFLYGGITEELLLRYGLMSAIAFIGWFLTGRQSDGPGSKVMWVAVVISAVLFGIGHLPALARSVDLTPALAARTILLNAIAGVLFGWLYWQRSLEAAMVAHAAFHVPLVALSLVQVILL, from the coding sequence ATGTCTCGAACCGAGCGCGCTACCTTCCCAAAGCGGTTCGGAGTGACGTTATTAGCCGGCGTACCTGGAATCTTCGTTCTCAGCGGATACATCTATCTCACGACGCCGCCGACAGCCATTCCGGCCGGACTATCGCTTCCACTCCTCGCTGTGTCTGCCGGAGTCAACTCACTTCTCCTCCTCGCCGTCGCATGTCTGATCGGAACGTATACCGCGCCGCGAGTAGAGCTGCGGTCGTACCTATTGGACTGGGCAGAGACGGGCGACGATGTCTGGCGACGCCTCCGATCCGAGGTTCGATTCGCTGTCAGCCTCGGCGTCATCGGGGGCCTACTGATTCTGCTTCTCGATGTCGCGCTAGCACCGTTCGTCGCTCAGGACTTGCCCCAGTCCGCACTCGGGGCGACCGACGCGACTATGGAGAACGTCGTCGCATACGCCCCGGTCCGCTTCCTCTACGGTGGCATCACGGAGGAGCTGCTGCTCCGGTACGGACTCATGTCGGCGATCGCATTTATCGGCTGGTTCCTCACCGGTCGCCAATCGGACGGTCCCGGATCGAAGGTTATGTGGGTCGCAGTCGTTATTTCTGCAGTACTGTTCGGGATCGGCCATCTCCCGGCGCTCGCTCGGTCCGTGGACTTAACCCCGGCACTCGCCGCCCGGACGATTCTCTTGAACGCGATCGCAGGCGTTCTCTTCGGGTGGCTGTACTGGCAGCGGAGCCTCGAAGCGGCGATGGTAGCCCACGCCGCGTTCCACGTTCCCTTGGTAGCACTCTCGCTCGTACAAGTCATACTACTCTGA
- a CDS encoding universal stress protein has protein sequence MPDNVLVALDGSPLAGRALRYALETFPDATLTTIYVIDPVDSVIDVEAGGLPVAEDWYDTAQERASEIHTTATELAAEHDIVLDTVTEVGKPAREILDYAADNGIDQIVMGSHGRSGLDRTFLGSVAETVTRRAQIPVTILG, from the coding sequence ATGCCGGATAACGTTCTCGTCGCCTTGGACGGCTCCCCGCTTGCTGGGCGTGCACTCAGGTACGCACTCGAGACCTTCCCGGACGCCACACTCACCACGATTTACGTCATCGACCCGGTCGACTCGGTGATCGACGTGGAGGCTGGTGGCTTGCCAGTCGCGGAGGACTGGTACGATACCGCCCAAGAACGCGCGAGCGAGATTCACACGACTGCGACGGAGCTCGCGGCGGAACACGATATTGTGCTCGATACTGTCACTGAAGTTGGGAAACCAGCGCGTGAGATTCTCGACTACGCTGCCGACAACGGCATCGACCAGATCGTTATGGGTAGCCACGGTCGGTCAGGCCTAGACCGGACGTTCCTCGGAAGTGTCGCCGAGACAGTCACTCGCCGAGCACAG
- a CDS encoding formate/nitrite transporter family protein, whose product MSDEGTDQEGQIHEPDRAASGVPVTGWAIGDRFSTNEIFQRLLASADEEVATGTTELLFSGIAAGFAIVLTFVGHAVGSAVFPNNGFLAAILYPLGFVYIIVGRYQLYTENTLPPVALVLTRLASLPLLLRVWGIVLFANVVGAGLGAFILANSHVLSTAAMHAGAEFTRSGLEHAWWDVFLKALFAGWLVAGVVWLGTAAQDTIARLLLIYSVFYMIAAAELYHVVTAAADALFFVFLDVPSPGLLVVFYDFWLPVLLGNTVGGVFLVALVNYGQTEQRRFPEVRELSAREVLFSWKGGRSHTTPRPYVEENEPGTD is encoded by the coding sequence ATGAGTGACGAAGGGACCGATCAAGAAGGTCAGATCCATGAGCCGGACCGCGCCGCCTCAGGCGTGCCGGTCACCGGCTGGGCGATCGGCGACCGCTTCTCGACGAACGAGATCTTCCAGCGACTCCTTGCAAGCGCCGACGAGGAGGTCGCCACCGGTACGACGGAACTGCTCTTCAGTGGGATCGCTGCGGGCTTCGCGATCGTGTTGACGTTCGTCGGCCACGCGGTGGGCAGTGCAGTCTTCCCGAACAACGGGTTCTTGGCCGCGATTCTTTATCCGCTCGGGTTCGTCTACATCATCGTCGGTCGCTATCAGCTCTATACCGAGAACACCCTTCCTCCAGTAGCGCTTGTGTTGACCAGATTGGCCAGCCTCCCGTTGCTGTTGCGCGTCTGGGGGATCGTGCTGTTCGCGAACGTCGTCGGGGCGGGCCTCGGAGCGTTCATTCTCGCCAATAGCCACGTCCTCTCGACGGCAGCGATGCACGCCGGCGCGGAGTTCACCAGGAGTGGGCTCGAACACGCGTGGTGGGACGTGTTCTTGAAAGCTCTGTTCGCGGGCTGGCTCGTCGCCGGGGTAGTGTGGCTCGGTACTGCTGCGCAGGACACGATCGCCCGCCTGTTGCTCATCTACAGTGTCTTCTACATGATCGCTGCAGCGGAACTCTATCACGTCGTCACGGCGGCGGCGGACGCGCTCTTTTTCGTGTTTCTCGACGTCCCCAGCCCTGGGTTGCTCGTTGTTTTCTACGATTTCTGGCTACCGGTGTTGCTTGGGAACACCGTCGGCGGCGTGTTCTTAGTCGCGCTCGTGAACTACGGTCAGACCGAACAACGGCGCTTCCCGGAGGTCCGCGAGCTCTCCGCGCGCGAGGTGCTCTTCAGCTGGAAGGGCGGCCGATCGCACACCACGCCCCGCCCGTACGTCGAGGAGAACGAGCCCGGAACCGACTGA
- a CDS encoding CPBP family intramembrane glutamic endopeptidase, which yields MFSIRTWVDQHRLLSFVAIAYAFTWTIQGALAYSGMEASWTHSILIGFGGFGPPIGAAVVIWASGGSLRTWVSQMFKWRIGAKWWALAFGLPVIILSLGVLLFVVAGGPIDLTESESPFIYLFAMAWGTVWGGGQEDLGWRGFMLPILQDSYSALTSSAIVGVTWATWHLPLFLNATTTHGGWPLSQQLLWIVSILAGSVLWTWMYNSTGGSVLAVAVFHAGVNAMGIFHPADPEALIPNGVPDPWLNLLAEVTGAVPLVLIAILLIVVYGGDRLADRDPPTPQDAGLPLEAESDYRV from the coding sequence ATGTTCAGTATCCGCACGTGGGTCGATCAGCATCGCCTCCTGAGCTTCGTTGCAATCGCGTATGCGTTCACCTGGACGATCCAAGGGGCGCTCGCGTATTCGGGTATGGAAGCCTCGTGGACGCACTCGATCCTGATCGGTTTCGGCGGGTTCGGTCCGCCGATCGGCGCGGCGGTCGTCATCTGGGCCTCCGGTGGCAGTCTCCGAACCTGGGTCAGCCAGATGTTCAAATGGCGGATCGGTGCGAAATGGTGGGCGCTCGCGTTCGGACTTCCGGTGATTATCCTCTCACTTGGCGTCCTGCTGTTCGTTGTAGCCGGAGGTCCGATCGACCTGACCGAGTCCGAGTCACCATTCATCTATCTATTCGCAATGGCGTGGGGAACAGTGTGGGGTGGGGGCCAAGAGGATCTCGGCTGGCGTGGCTTCATGCTGCCTATCCTGCAGGACTCTTACAGCGCGCTGACCTCAAGTGCCATCGTGGGCGTCACGTGGGCCACTTGGCACCTCCCGCTGTTCCTGAACGCGACGACCACCCACGGCGGGTGGCCGCTCTCCCAGCAACTCCTCTGGATAGTCTCCATCCTTGCGGGCTCGGTCCTCTGGACGTGGATGTACAACAGCACTGGCGGGAGCGTCCTCGCCGTCGCGGTATTCCACGCCGGCGTCAATGCGATGGGAATCTTCCACCCCGCCGATCCAGAGGCACTCATCCCGAACGGGGTTCCTGACCCCTGGCTGAACCTGCTCGCCGAAGTCACTGGGGCAGTCCCACTCGTGCTGATCGCGATCCTTCTCATCGTCGTCTACGGTGGGGATCGCCTCGCCGATCGCGACCCGCCGACCCCACAGGATGCCGGTCTCCCACTGGAAGCTGAGAGTGATTACCGCGTTTGA
- a CDS encoding anion permease, which yields MFLAITGAVAASFGFALPVATPPNAIAFGTGTVGREHMLRAGWRLDVVMVMLVTAAMLVTFRVAWPLVF from the coding sequence GTGTTTCTCGCGATTACGGGTGCGGTCGCGGCGAGCTTCGGGTTTGCACTGCCGGTTGCGACGCCCCCGAACGCCATTGCGTTCGGCACCGGCACAGTCGGCCGCGAACATATGCTCCGCGCTGGCTGGCGGCTTGACGTGGTGATGGTTATGCTTGTAACCGCTGCGATGCTCGTGACGTTCCGGGTTGCGTGGCCGCTCGTGTTCTGA
- a CDS encoding type 1 glutamine amidotransferase domain-containing protein, which translates to MAESLTDTNVAVFLAQRGTEEVEFTEPKGAVEDAGASTDVVGAETGEVQTVNNDLDPGDTFEVEKTFSEVSPEDYDALVVPGGSVGADQLRADGDAVDLVREFIEAGKPAGVICHGPWMLVEADVVEGRTLTSFPSLQTDIRNAGGEWVNEEVVVDEGLVTSRKPDDLDAFCDKIIEEFEEGRH; encoded by the coding sequence ATGGCAGAATCACTCACCGATACGAACGTCGCTGTCTTCCTCGCACAGAGAGGCACCGAGGAAGTCGAGTTCACCGAACCGAAGGGAGCCGTCGAGGACGCCGGGGCGAGCACCGATGTCGTCGGTGCCGAAACCGGCGAGGTCCAAACCGTCAACAACGACCTCGACCCGGGTGACACGTTCGAGGTGGAGAAAACCTTCTCCGAGGTCTCCCCCGAAGATTACGATGCGCTCGTCGTTCCGGGTGGCTCCGTCGGAGCGGACCAACTCCGCGCAGACGGCGACGCAGTGGATCTCGTCAGGGAGTTCATCGAGGCAGGAAAGCCCGCAGGAGTCATCTGCCACGGCCCGTGGATGCTGGTCGAGGCCGACGTGGTCGAGGGTCGGACGCTGACTTCCTTCCCCAGTTTACAGACCGACATCCGCAACGCGGGCGGCGAGTGGGTTAACGAGGAAGTCGTCGTCGACGAGGGACTGGTGACCAGCCGCAAGCCCGACGACTTGGATGCCTTCTGTGATAAAATCATCGAGGAGTTCGAGGAGGGTCGCCACTAA